A window of the Brassica napus cultivar Da-Ae chromosome C5, Da-Ae, whole genome shotgun sequence genome harbors these coding sequences:
- the LOC106396611 gene encoding phosphatidylinositol-glycan biosynthesis class F protein produces MKEAKKKKKKSETSIGVSRNGSISAVGVLSVYLINGLFLAVGFWVARNRFLVDLVSDPSLTLFLLWSIEFPVVVIIYSFLRKDPEKCSCSKAVGRSILGLISGAFMNALGAIALGAPIGAQYLPKTIHWSLLMSVFTFVPATVVFGASLTDWHRVFASMKPSGNIEHMILVPAYGAIIGGWFGAWPMPLDWERPWQEWPICVCYGAIGGYIVGQIVSLCLMLFLRKHKSLKVA; encoded by the exons ATGAAAGaagctaagaagaagaagaagaagtcagaAACCTCCATAGGTGTATCTAGAAATGGTTCGATATCAGCTGTGGGTGTACTTTCTGTTTATTTGATTAATGGATTGTTTCTGGCCGTCGGATTCTGGGTGGCACGAAACAGATTTTTAGTCGATCTCGTCTCTGATCCATCTCTGACTCTGTTTCTTCTCTGG AGTATTGAGTTTCCGGTTGTGGTGATCATCTACAGCTTTCTACGGAAAGACCCAGAGAAATGTTCG TGTTCTAAGGCTGTTGGGCGAAGCATTTTAGGACTTATTTCAg GGGCTTTTATGAATGCTCTGGGAGCAATTGCTTTGGGTGCACCTATTGGAGCGCA ATATCTACCAAAAACAATTCACTGGTCCCTTCTTATGTCTGTTTTCACG TTTGTACCAGCAACTGTAGTATTTGGTGCATCATTGACAGATTGGCATCGTGTATTTGCTTCCATGAA ACCTAGTGGAAATATAGAACACATGATCCTTGTTCCAGCATATGGAGCCATTATTGGAGGATGGTTTGGAGCATGGCCAATGCCGCTTGACTGGGAAAGGCCATGGCAG GAATGGCCAATATGTGTGTGTTATGGAGCTATAGGAGGCTACATTGTTGGACAAATTGTCTCCTTGTGTTTGATGTTGTTTCTCAGGAAACACAAGAGTTTGAAAGTAGCCTAG